Proteins co-encoded in one Sinobacterium norvegicum genomic window:
- the tcdA gene encoding tRNA cyclic N6-threonylcarbamoyladenosine(37) synthase TcdA, translating into MSSSYDQRFGGISRLYGRDNSQLFSRSHVCVVGIGGVGSWAAEALARSGIGQITLIDMDDICVTNSNRQIHAMADTVGQSKVEVMAARIRLINPECVVSEIEDFITEETLFELIDKRFDYVIDAIDSANNKARLIHHCKRNKIGIVTTGAAGGQIDPTQITVTDLTKTVNDPLAKKVKQLLRRHYNFSKTRNFSVPCVYSTEKLRYPQPDGSSCETKSVMTDGVRLDCSGGFGSATVVTASFAFAAVAKVLEKLVLKAELKKAAERGE; encoded by the coding sequence ATGTCTTCTTCGTATGATCAGCGTTTTGGTGGCATCAGCCGCCTCTATGGTCGTGATAACAGCCAGCTCTTTAGCCGTTCCCATGTCTGCGTTGTCGGTATCGGCGGCGTCGGCTCGTGGGCGGCTGAGGCGTTGGCCAGAAGTGGTATCGGTCAAATCACGCTGATCGACATGGATGATATCTGTGTAACCAATAGCAACCGTCAAATCCATGCCATGGCGGATACCGTCGGTCAATCCAAGGTCGAGGTGATGGCGGCGCGTATACGGCTGATTAACCCCGAGTGTGTGGTGTCGGAAATAGAAGATTTCATCACCGAGGAGACGCTGTTTGAGCTGATCGATAAGCGTTTCGATTATGTCATCGACGCCATTGATAGCGCCAATAACAAGGCCCGCTTAATTCATCATTGTAAGCGCAATAAGATTGGTATTGTTACCACCGGTGCCGCCGGCGGTCAGATAGACCCCACTCAGATTACCGTCACCGATCTGACCAAGACGGTAAATGATCCGCTGGCAAAAAAAGTTAAACAGTTATTACGTCGTCATTATAATTTCAGTAAGACGCGTAATTTTTCCGTGCCCTGTGTCTACTCGACAGAGAAGCTACGTTATCCCCAGCCCGATGGCAGCAGTTGTGAAACCAAGTCGGTGATGACAGATGGCGTTCGTTTGGATTGCTCCGGTGGCTTTGGCTCGGCCACGGTGGTAACCGCCAGTTTTGCCTTTGCCGCGGTGGCAAAGGTGCTGGAGAAGCTGGTGCTCAAGGCGGAATTAAAGAAAGCGGCAGAGCGGGGAGAGTAA
- a CDS encoding aminotransferase class V-fold PLP-dependent enzyme: MIRLTVVSGRVNVCYNQDLIFLKLFSFMAATPISSLFPLIEHCQQQRHVYLDSAATSQKPQQVIEAVGNFYRRDNANVHRAAYTLAVKATGEYEHSRALCAAFLSAPRTEEVIFTSGTTEAFNLLANTLPYAGDGWQAGDEVILSQLEHHANIVPWQIVADKLGLVIRVIDVDPHGDLDLDHFQQLLNANTRLVSVSHVSNTLGTVNPIETICRLAHANGSLVAVDGAQAVAHCAVDVTKLDCDFYCFSGHKMYGPTGVGVLWGRYQLLDQLPPWQGGGEMIERVSFDHTSYNQLPFRLEAGTPNISGVIGLASAIAFINQQDRGQIAEHEQRLMQSAKSQAAAIPGVRIIGQPQQQSSLFSFVVDDCHPSDIATLLDEQGVFVRSGHHCCQPLMQHLGLEGTVRVSFATYNNDDDVERFIVALTKACDLL; the protein is encoded by the coding sequence ATGATTCGACTAACAGTTGTTAGCGGCCGTGTTAATGTTTGTTATAATCAGGACTTAATATTTCTCAAGTTGTTTTCGTTCATGGCCGCCACCCCTATTTCGTCACTATTTCCGCTGATCGAGCACTGCCAGCAACAGCGTCACGTCTATCTCGACAGCGCTGCCACCAGCCAAAAGCCGCAACAGGTGATCGAGGCGGTCGGCAATTTTTACCGCCGCGATAACGCCAATGTTCATCGCGCCGCCTATACATTGGCCGTTAAGGCCACCGGCGAGTACGAGCACAGCAGAGCCCTGTGCGCAGCCTTCCTCTCCGCACCTCGAACTGAAGAAGTTATTTTCACCAGCGGTACCACCGAGGCCTTCAATCTGCTGGCCAATACCCTGCCCTATGCCGGCGATGGCTGGCAGGCAGGCGATGAGGTTATCCTGTCGCAACTCGAGCATCACGCCAATATCGTGCCCTGGCAAATAGTCGCCGATAAACTTGGCCTGGTCATTCGCGTTATCGATGTTGACCCACACGGTGATCTCGACCTCGATCACTTCCAGCAATTACTCAATGCCAACACACGACTGGTCAGTGTCAGCCATGTATCCAACACCCTCGGGACTGTTAACCCGATCGAGACTATTTGTCGCCTGGCCCACGCCAATGGCAGTTTGGTGGCGGTCGATGGGGCGCAGGCGGTGGCGCACTGCGCTGTTGACGTGACCAAACTGGACTGTGATTTCTACTGTTTTTCGGGCCATAAAATGTATGGTCCCACCGGTGTGGGCGTGCTGTGGGGGCGCTATCAGCTACTCGACCAACTCCCCCCTTGGCAGGGTGGCGGTGAAATGATTGAGCGGGTCAGTTTTGATCACACCAGCTACAATCAACTCCCTTTTCGTCTTGAGGCGGGCACCCCCAACATCAGCGGTGTCATCGGCCTGGCCAGCGCCATCGCCTTTATCAACCAGCAAGACCGTGGCCAGATAGCCGAACACGAACAACGGCTGATGCAATCCGCCAAATCACAAGCCGCGGCAATACCCGGCGTCCGTATTATCGGTCAACCACAGCAACAGAGTTCACTGTTTTCATTTGTCGTTGACGATTGTCACCCCAGTGATATTGCCACTCTGCTCGATGAACAGGGCGTGTTTGTCAGAAGTGGCCATCACTGCTGTCAGCCACTGATGCAACACCTCGGTCTTGAAGGCACGGTCAGAGTATCCTTTGCCACCTACAATAACGACGACGATGTCGAGCGCTTCATCGTCGCACTGACCAAGGCCTGTGATTTATTATGA
- a CDS encoding RimK/LysX family protein → MINANQRIPINGVNMSFRVLPLLLAAFFSLNTQAGDPTEDKSKPVIGEAANFLVNGSSEFRARIDSGATGTSINAANIAIVDEAKSMHDNKGKQIEFDIVDSNGNPTRVQSKIEGINKVTTPQGVEYRYVVPMTLTWNGKTSIVKINLRDRSRMEYKLLIGRDWLDNNAVIDVAPKQTIGEISDYIVDGDMKFSARVDTGAASTSINTSNIVVKDAAEDMSDNVGKTISFDITNNNGDSKRITSTINKVIKVSNSISSEYRYEVKMKIEWQGETQLLAFNLKDRSKLSFKLLIGRDWIGENAIVDTAEGEK, encoded by the coding sequence ATGATCAATGCCAATCAACGCATCCCCATCAATGGAGTGAATATGTCCTTTCGCGTACTACCCCTTTTACTTGCCGCTTTTTTCAGTCTCAACACCCAGGCAGGTGACCCGACCGAAGACAAAAGCAAGCCGGTCATCGGCGAGGCAGCCAACTTCTTAGTCAACGGCTCCTCAGAGTTCCGCGCCCGAATCGATAGCGGCGCCACTGGTACCTCGATTAATGCCGCCAATATCGCCATTGTCGATGAAGCCAAATCAATGCATGACAATAAGGGCAAACAAATCGAGTTTGATATTGTTGATAGCAACGGCAACCCTACCCGCGTCCAATCGAAGATAGAAGGTATTAACAAGGTCACCACGCCACAGGGCGTAGAATACCGCTATGTCGTACCTATGACGCTGACATGGAATGGTAAAACCTCGATTGTTAAGATCAACCTCCGCGACCGCTCCCGCATGGAATACAAGCTGCTGATTGGCCGTGATTGGCTCGACAACAACGCGGTTATCGATGTCGCCCCCAAGCAGACCATCGGTGAGATCTCCGATTATATCGTCGACGGCGACATGAAGTTCAGCGCCCGGGTCGATACCGGCGCCGCCTCAACCTCGATCAACACCAGCAATATCGTGGTCAAAGACGCCGCCGAGGACATGTCCGACAACGTTGGCAAAACAATCAGTTTCGATATCACCAATAACAATGGCGACAGTAAGCGTATCACCTCAACGATTAACAAGGTCATCAAGGTCAGCAACTCGATAAGCTCTGAGTACCGCTATGAGGTAAAGATGAAAATCGAATGGCAGGGCGAGACCCAACTGCTGGCCTTTAACCTGAAAGATCGCAGCAAGCTAAGCTTTAAGTTGCTGATTGGCCGCGATTGGATTGGCGAGAATGCCATTGTCGATACGGCTGAAGGCGAAAAGTAA
- a CDS encoding SufE family protein: protein MTYLQQSLPAERRQTIEQNALGHSITESSLIDQCQQCGDWESRYRVIMQLAKQLPPMPSELCCESNQIHGCESQVWLTIYSQDQRYYFIATSNARIVKGLLAALIAAWQGQNGDFIQQFDANHYFHQLGLSKHLSPSRSNGLAAIVATAKQHCLKS from the coding sequence ATGACCTATCTACAACAAAGTCTGCCGGCAGAGCGGCGACAAACCATCGAACAAAATGCTCTGGGGCACAGTATTACAGAGAGCAGTCTCATAGATCAGTGCCAACAGTGTGGCGACTGGGAATCTCGCTATCGCGTGATCATGCAATTGGCCAAACAGCTTCCGCCTATGCCCTCAGAGCTCTGTTGTGAGAGTAACCAGATCCATGGTTGTGAGAGCCAAGTCTGGCTGACCATTTACTCACAGGATCAGCGCTATTATTTTATTGCTACCAGTAATGCCCGCATCGTCAAGGGGCTTTTGGCCGCGCTGATTGCCGCCTGGCAGGGCCAGAATGGCGACTTTATTCAGCAATTCGATGCCAATCATTATTTTCATCAGCTTGGGCTGTCTAAACATTTGTCCCCATCACGCAGCAATGGCTTGGCCGCCATCGTTGCCACAGCCAAGCAACACTGCCTAAAATCCTAG